The following proteins are co-located in the Ktedonobacteraceae bacterium genome:
- the trxA gene encoding thioredoxin: MNKIMDTHPNLFHVTDQDFESKVLKSDMPVIVDFWAAWCGPCRAIAPVYEKLSDEYLGKLGFAKMDIDQYEQVPGRLGIQAIPTLLIFKGGREIGRLVGPHPLRLKSMIDKVLADNGVQVA, from the coding sequence GTGAATAAAATAATGGATACACATCCGAATCTGTTCCACGTGACCGACCAGGATTTCGAGTCGAAGGTACTGAAGTCCGATATGCCGGTGATCGTTGATTTCTGGGCGGCATGGTGTGGTCCGTGTCGAGCTATTGCGCCTGTCTATGAGAAGTTGAGCGACGAGTACCTGGGCAAATTGGGTTTTGCCAAGATGGATATCGACCAGTATGAACAAGTCCCCGGACGACTTGGCATCCAGGCTATTCCCACGCTGCTAATTTTCAAGGGCGGCAGGGAAATTGGTCGTCTCGTTGGTCCCCACCCCCTACGATTGAAGAGTATGATTGACAAGGTGCTCGCCGATAACGGAGTTCAGGTCGCCTGA